The Lujinxingia vulgaris genome contains a region encoding:
- a CDS encoding efflux RND transporter periplasmic adaptor subunit, translating into MRTLIFLIMVTALLISGGCESSETSETSKNSETSESTEHAHESHDHGEAAANPRTADPHDWCGGHDIPESMCTKCNPELIEKFKAEGDWCAEHGFPESACPQCNPIAPPGSNASAGETRVGDPHDWCGGHDIPESMCTKCNPELIEKFKAEGDWCEAHGFPESACPQCNPIAPPSTTSAGHDHGHGGGAQSGAHLATAQPGDWCAGHNIPESKCTKCNPELAEGFQAEGDWCAEHGFPESACPYCNPVAPPTAGVVLHTADHEDLAGLITAPALASQRSEGLSAPATFTFNADRVAEVRTLQPGIVREILVQPGERVDAGQALIKVESAQASDQQAELVAARQALRTAESHLERQQSLREQGINGQRDVELARSEAERARARVRTAEAALRLSGSVDARGQITLRSPIDGEVVERDVIAGSYASAEMALMTIADRSAMWAEVFVPAAQSRALALGQRVRLSPEQAPEMEVTGQVAQIDSRVDPATGTLRVRLELDPTDLPLRDGQLARATIETGQPTRALRIPREAVQRFNDQRIVFVRERQGVYQTRKVDIVASERDTLWVAGELNPEEPVITTGAFVLLTELRADDIGVGCTH; encoded by the coding sequence ATGCGAACGCTGATTTTTTTGATCATGGTCACTGCGCTGCTGATTTCGGGCGGCTGTGAGTCTTCGGAAACTTCTGAAACTTCCAAAAACTCCGAAACGTCCGAGTCCACGGAACACGCCCACGAATCGCACGATCATGGCGAAGCCGCGGCCAACCCTCGGACAGCCGATCCCCACGACTGGTGCGGCGGACACGACATCCCCGAGTCCATGTGCACCAAATGCAACCCCGAGCTCATCGAAAAATTCAAAGCCGAGGGCGACTGGTGCGCCGAACACGGGTTTCCTGAGTCGGCATGTCCCCAATGCAACCCCATCGCCCCGCCCGGTAGCAACGCGTCCGCTGGCGAGACCCGCGTCGGCGACCCCCACGACTGGTGCGGCGGACACGACATCCCCGAGTCCATGTGCACCAAATGCAATCCCGAACTCATCGAAAAGTTCAAAGCCGAGGGCGACTGGTGTGAGGCGCACGGGTTTCCCGAGTCGGCATGTCCCCAATGCAACCCCATCGCTCCGCCTTCCACCACGAGCGCCGGCCACGACCACGGCCACGGCGGCGGCGCGCAAAGCGGCGCCCACCTCGCCACGGCCCAACCCGGGGACTGGTGCGCCGGGCATAACATCCCCGAGTCCAAATGCACCAAATGCAACCCCGAGCTGGCCGAGGGTTTTCAGGCCGAGGGGGACTGGTGCGCGGAGCACGGCTTCCCTGAGTCGGCCTGCCCCTACTGCAACCCGGTCGCCCCTCCCACCGCCGGCGTGGTCCTGCACACCGCCGACCACGAAGACCTGGCCGGGCTCATCACCGCCCCGGCGCTCGCCAGCCAACGCAGCGAAGGCCTGAGCGCCCCGGCGACCTTTACCTTTAACGCCGACCGCGTCGCCGAGGTGCGCACGCTTCAGCCGGGCATCGTGCGCGAGATTCTCGTGCAGCCTGGCGAGCGTGTGGATGCCGGCCAGGCCCTCATCAAGGTGGAGAGCGCCCAGGCCAGCGACCAGCAGGCCGAGCTCGTGGCCGCACGCCAGGCGCTGCGCACCGCCGAGTCGCATCTGGAGCGCCAGCAGTCTCTGCGCGAGCAGGGCATCAACGGCCAGCGCGACGTGGAGCTCGCCAGGAGCGAGGCCGAGCGCGCCCGGGCGCGTGTGCGCACCGCCGAGGCCGCGCTGCGCTTAAGCGGTTCGGTCGATGCCCGCGGCCAGATCACCCTTCGCTCGCCAATCGACGGGGAGGTGGTCGAGCGAGACGTCATCGCCGGGAGCTATGCGTCGGCGGAGATGGCGCTGATGACCATCGCCGACCGGAGCGCGATGTGGGCCGAGGTCTTTGTGCCCGCCGCGCAGAGCCGCGCGCTGGCGCTGGGCCAGCGCGTGCGCTTGAGCCCCGAGCAGGCGCCCGAGATGGAGGTCACCGGCCAGGTGGCCCAGATCGACAGCCGCGTCGACCCGGCCACCGGCACCCTGCGCGTGCGCCTGGAGCTCGACCCCACCGATCTTCCCCTGCGCGACGGCCAGCTGGCCCGCGCCACCATCGAGACCGGTCAACCCACACGCGCGCTGCGCATCCCCCGCGAGGCCGTACAACGCTTCAACGACCAGCGCATCGTCTTTGTGCGCGAGCGCCAGGGTGTTTACCAGACCCGCAAGGTCGACATCGTGGCGTCCGAGCGCGACACCCTCTGGGTCGCCGGCGAACTCAACCCCGAGGAGCCGGTGATCACGACCGGCGCCTTCGTACTACTGACGGAGCTTCGCGCCGACGATATCGGCGTGGGCTGCACCCACTAA